ATTCTACAAAAATATTGGAAACGGTATTAAATGGCCCCCAATCTTTAAAACCTTTGAAGCCATGACTAAATATTACTAAAGGACTATTTTTAGATTTAGTAAAATTTATATCAAGAGTTATGTTTTTGTTTCTCTGACTAGGAATAACAAAAGTCTTCATAGGAATAATTTATAATTTAACGAATTTATAAAATTGTTCGTTGGTATTTATAAAATACACTCCTGCTTTTAACATTGAGACATCAATAACATTTTCATTAGTTGAAAGAAGTAACTTGCCAGAAAGATTGTATATATTCTTTAATCCGACAATGGAAATATTAATCTGATTTTCGGCTGGATTAGGATATATAAAATCGTCAATGGCTAAATCATAGTTAGTAGATACAGAATTGTCTTCATAAACTTCAAATCCATCTATACCAGCTTCTACCAAATGATTGTATGGGTTGTAATCAGAAACCTTAAATGAAATTCTCATTTCGGATGTAGGAATTATAAATTGAGAAATATTAATATTTTTCTCTATCCATTGGTTATTCAATTGTCCAATAGTAGTTGAAACTAGTTTTGAGGTCATACCATTAGAAAGGTACACACTTAGGGAATCATCACCATCTGACCAACCGCTTCCATTAGCAAACCATTCAAAGTACCTTACTGTAGGATTATTATAAGTTGTTAAATCAAATATTGGTGAAGTTACTAAGGTATAGCCGTCATCTACATCATCTGCTGTGGCTCCACCTCCTAAAGCATTTCCTGTAACTAAAGCATTGCTGTAACAATCACCAGAAATATCATCACTTGGATTATAGATTTCACCATTTTCAATAGTAGGATTAGGATTTCCTATTTCCCAAACACCACTCGATGAGTTACCACTAACAAGCCAACCAAAATCAAAGGTAAAATCATCATAATATGAATCCTCTAAATTTAATAGTAAAGGTAAGCTATCATTTGATATAGTAAGAACATCGCATTTTGTACGATAACCCCAACTACCATAATAAAAGGTGTAGTCTGACTGATAAAGCGTGTCTAGTATAAACTCACCTAGCTGATTGGTTGTTAATGAGTCATTAAAAAAGTTGCTAGAAATCATCAAATTACAATTAGGAATACCGTTACCTTGACTATCTACAATTTTACCTGTTTTAGAAAAAGATTCCTTTGGTAATAAAGCTATGTTTTGAACTACAATTTCTCCGTTAACTAAAGTGACTTCTAATGTATCAGTAAAATAACCGTCTTTACTATACTCTACATCATAGGTGTTTGCGTTATCTATACCCATAAAGTAATTACCAGATAAGTTTGTAGAAGCACTAATAATATTATAGGTTAAAATTCTAATGGTCGCATTGGGTATAGGATTTCCAGAGAGTGAGTCTTTGACTAGACCTTCTAGAAAAGCTGCTCTTTCATATTCAGGGTCAAGAACTAAAAGTTGTCCTTCTCCATTTGGACCACTATTTATTTCTACAGATAGCACTAGTCCAGATGGTAAATAAGGGTATGCACCCCACGAACCATCAAAGCCATCTCCTCCTCCTGAAAAGGCATCATAATGCCCTACCTCCACCATATTGCTGGGGTGAGAAATATCATGTATAACTATACCATCTCTATAATATGAAGTGACGAGAAAATCCCCGTAAACATGTACGTTATGTGGAATAACTGTAGCTATTTCTGGAGATGAACGAATTCTATCAATCTCTTGAATATTACTCAAGTCTGAAACATCATATGCCGCTATGTATGCACCACTTTTCTCATCAGTAGTAAATAAGGTTTTACCATCATCAGAAATCCAACAGTTGTGAGTAAAGGCGTTAGGCGTTTCATGAAAGGCTAGACTATCATTAAAAATTACTGGATTTGAAGGGTTTGAAACATCTATAGCAAAAAAGTAACCTTCATAAACTGCTGAGCCCCAAAGGGTATCACCACGAGCCATACCATCATGTAAGTAGAAGTCATCGAATAAGCCTAAAATTTCTGGCAACACAATATTACCTTGTTCTAAAGAAACGTCAGTTACATCTAAAATAAGCGCACCAGCATTGTTTTGAGAACTTCCACCTACATTACCTCCAAATATATAGGCTTTACCAAATTCATCTATATAAATGTTATGGGCTTTTGAGAACATAAAATTGCCTGAGTAATCATTATTTGTATACAGGTATGTACCCCCAGTCATATCGTTCAAGTCAACAATTAACAGACCATCTGAGCCTTCATCGGCAGTAACATAAGCGTAATGCCCCCATACTTTAATATCTCTCCAAATGGATTGAACTCCTGGAATGAAAAATGATTCTGTAGGATTAGATGGGACTGATAAATTTACCACTGAAAAACCATTTTGCAGTCCTACCAAAGCATACTCAGTACCAGTAGAATCTACATAGCCCCAAACATCATTACCTTTCGTACCTGGATAATCTAAAGAACCAACAAGAGATATGTTGCTACTACTTTGTGAAAAAACAGAAAAGGAAAAGGTTAGAATTAGTAGAATTAATAGCTTTTTCATAATGTGCAGTTTGGTACAAATATACTTCAAAAAGGAATTGAGCTATTTAAAGCTCAAGTTTAAACTGATTGTCAGTACTATCCTCGTCAATTATAATTTTAGTTTCAGAATCTGTTTCATTTTCTATTGGTTCTGACTCATTTTTTTCATCGGATAATTCTGAAGCACTAACATCATCAACAACAACTTCTTCTTCGATTTCTTTCTCAATTAAAGTGAGTTTATGGACTTTTTTAGAACTCAATTTGTTACCCTGAGCATTTTCTCCCTTAATGGCAATAAAATCGTTTAAAATGATATTTTCTTCTTTCCTTTCTTTACCTCTTTCTTTAATGAAAGATATATCCAATTCAGGAGCAGGATGTGAAGTAATAATTTCTAAAAATGAACCTTTAGAATCACTGATTATAGAAGTTGCTTTGTCATTATTAACGGCGAGAAATCGCTTTACATAGTAACAGTCTTTGGCATTGTCAAAGTAAACTGCTGTAAGCGGTCTTTCTTTTTTCCACTTTTCAATTAGTAAAATATCATCATTAAAATGTCTACCTAAATCGAAGTTGATGAGTTGTAAAACACCAGATTTTTGAACAACAAGTATTTTATCATCTGCTTCAAACTTGCCTAAATACTTACCTCTTTCTTCTATATTCAGTTTATTTATCACATCGTCAAACCAAATTTTTCTAGCAGATAATGTTGATACGCCTTCTTCTTTAAGTTCAATTTTTTTGATGGGGGTTTTACAAACAAGGTTACCCATAGATAGCTTACCTTTTATAGCTAATTCAGAAAAATCGATATCAATTTTTAGCTTTTTTAGACGCTGTAATGCTCTTAAGTGAACGGTAACTTTTTCAGCTTCACCATTTGGGTTTGCAGAAAAGTAAATGACTTCCCCTTTTCCATTTTTGGTAAGGTCATATTCTTTGTCTCTTGTTGAGCTAGTGATGTGAAAACGCTTCATGTAGGAGTTTTTAGTAACCCCATTGGTATAAATCATGTTGTAAGTAGTTCTATCATCTTTTTTCTTAAACACAGCAACGTGTATGATATTTTTACCAACAAAGGTCTTTTTATCAACCTTGGTAACTACGACTTTACCATCTTTTCTAAATACTATTATTTCATCGATATCAGAACAATTACAAACAAATTCATCTTTACGCATACTAGTGCCGATGAATCCTTCTTCTTTATTGACGTAAAGTTTTTGATTTTTAGCAACAACTTTGGTCGCAATAATATTATCAAAAGTTTTTATTTCTGTTCTTCTATCCCTGTGTTCACCGTATTTCTTTTTCAGATTTTTAAAATAATCAACCGCATAATCGACTAGATTAGCCAAGTGATTTTTAATGACTGCAATTTGCTCCTCAAGTTTTAGAATATCCTCATCTGCTTTAAAGCTATCAAACTTTGATATTCTCTTAATTTTTATTTCTGTAAGTCTAACGATATCATCCTGAGTTACTTCTCTAAGAAGATGAGTAGTAAAAGGTTTAAGTCCTTTGTCAATGGCTTGGATTACAGATTCCCAGGTTTCACATTCTTCAATATCTCTGTAGATACGATTTTCAATGAATATCTTTTCTAAAGAGGAAAAATGCCATTTTTCTTGTAGCTCTTTAAGGTTTATTTCCAACTCCTTTTTTAACAACTCAAGGGTATTCTGTGTCGATACTTGTAGCATCTCACTAACTCCCATAAAACGTGGAGTGTCTCTGTCAATAACACAGCCTAATGGGGAAATGGCTAATTCACAATCTGTAAAACTATATAAGGCATCGATAGTTTTGTCTGGTGAAATTCCTGGATGTAAATAGACTAAAATTTCGACACCTTCAGAAGTATTATCATCTATTTTTTTAATCTTAATTTTTCCTTTATCGTTAGCTTTGAGAATAGAGTTTATCAAAGAAACTGTTGTGGTTCCATGCGGTAGTTCACTAATTTTAAGTGTCTTACTGTCTAAAACTGAAATTCTAGCTCTGACTCTGACTTTTCCTCCTCGCTTACCGTCATTATAGTTAGAAAAATCTGCTTGTCCACCATTTGGAAAATCTGGATATATTTTGGGTTTGCTACCTTTTAAAATTTTAATCGAGGCATCAATTAATTCATTGAAGTTGTGGGGTAATACTTTTGTCGATAAACCTACTGCTATACCTTCAACACCTTGAGCTAATAATAATGGGAATTTGACAGGTAAAGCGACAGGTTCTTTTCCTCTCCCATCATACGATGGAGTAAACTCTGTAATCTTGGCATTGTACACTACTTCTAGTGCAAATTTGGATAGTTTTACTTCAATGTATCTAGCTGCCGCTGCACTATCTCCAGTCAGGGTATTTCCCCAGTTTCCTTGTAAGTCAAGAAGTATATCCTTTTGACCGATTTGAACCATAGCATCGTAGATAGAAGCATCTCCATGCGGGTGGTATTTCATAGAATGACCTACTACATTGGCAACTTTATGAAAACGGCCATCATCTAAGTCTTTTAAAGCATGAAGAATACGTCTTTGTACTGGCTTAAGACCATCTTCAATTAAGGGGACAGAACGTTCTAAAATAACATAAGAAGCATAGTCCAAAAACCAATTCCTATACATTCCATTGACGTGAGAAATGTCTTGTGGCAAATTGTTATGTTCTGAATTATTTTCCACTATTTGCTAAAATTTAATTTTTGTTTTAAATCTTCTTGCTCTGCTCGTGATAAAAGAGATATGTTAACTTTACTTTTCACTGATTTATTTTTTATCATTTGTCTGACAACTAAAGATTTTCTTAATCCAAAATGGGATGTAGAAATATTATTTTCAAATGGTTCTTTGATGTTGACTATAATTTTCTCTCTATAGTTTTCAGAAAATTCACTCATAAAAATACAACTGGAGTAAATTTTCAAGTGTTCAGCATTTTTTTCAATTTTAAAATCATTTAAGCCTACTAATGACAATAATAATGGTAGAGCCATAGGTAATAAAATATATAACATATTTTGTTGAAGAAAATAGCGGATACTGCCATTAGTAAAACATAGAAAAACAAAAAAAATAAAGTATGACACTAGCATAATTAAATAAATACTCTTTATCAAAAAGAGTTTATTATCATTTGAAAAAATGTCTTTATTATTATTCATAACTAATATCTTTTTCAACTCTTAAATTTTCGATAATAAATTCTTGTCTTTCTGGCGTATTCTTGCCCATGTAAAAAGAAAGCATGTCTTCAATATTCATTTTTTTACCAATGATTACTGGTTCAAGCCTCATGTCTTTTCCTATAAAATGCTTAAACTCATTAGGCGATATTTCACCTAAGCCCTTAAATCGTGTTACTTCAGGGCTTCTTCCTAGTTTTTCTAAAGCATTAACCCTTTCCTCCTCAGAATAACAATAGATAGTTTCTTTTTTATTTCTAACTCTGTATAATGGAGTTTCAAGAATGTATAAATAACCGTCCTTGATAAGCTCTGGAAAAAATTGCAAAAAGAATGTAATCAACAGCAGTCTAATATGCATACCATCAACATCGGCATCAGTAGCAATAACTACATTTTTGTACCTCAATCCCTCTAGGCCATCCTCAATATTTAAAGCGGCTTGTAGTAGATTAAACTCTTCATTTTCATAGACTATTTTTTTGGTAAGTCCGTAAGAATTTAAAGGCTTACCTTTTAAGCTAAAAACAGCCTGTGTATTCACATCCCTTACTTTGGTGATAGAACCACTTGCTGAATCTCCCTCTGTAATGAATAACGTAGTTTCTAATCTTCTATCATTTTTCTCATTATTGAAATGGATCCGACAATCTCTAAGTTTCCTGTTGTGTAAATTAGCTTTTTTAGCACGTTCTTTAGCCAACTTACGAACACCTGCTAGTGCTTTCCTTTCTTTTTCTGCTTCAATAATTTTCTTCAAAAACAACTCTGCCGTCTGAGGGTTTTTGTGAAGATAATTATCTAATTGCGTTTTGATAAAATCATTAACAAAGGTTCTAATAGTCACCATTCCTGGACCTATCTCATTAGAACCTAATTTTGTTTTGGTTTGGGATTCAAAGACTGGCTCTATAACTTTTATACTCACTGCCGCAACAATACTTTGGCGGATATCAACGGCATCAAAATTTTTGCCGTAAAACTCTCTTACAGTCTTAACAACAGCCTCTCTAAAAGCCGCTTGATGTGTACCT
This DNA window, taken from Flavobacteriales bacterium, encodes the following:
- a CDS encoding choice-of-anchor B family protein encodes the protein MKKLLILLILTFSFSVFSQSSSNISLVGSLDYPGTKGNDVWGYVDSTGTEYALVGLQNGFSVVNLSVPSNPTESFFIPGVQSIWRDIKVWGHYAYVTADEGSDGLLIVDLNDMTGGTYLYTNNDYSGNFMFSKAHNIYIDEFGKAYIFGGNVGGSSQNNAGALILDVTDVSLEQGNIVLPEILGLFDDFYLHDGMARGDTLWGSAVYEGYFFAIDVSNPSNPVIFNDSLAFHETPNAFTHNCWISDDGKTLFTTDEKSGAYIAAYDVSDLSNIQEIDRIRSSPEIATVIPHNVHVYGDFLVTSYYRDGIVIHDISHPSNMVEVGHYDAFSGGGDGFDGSWGAYPYLPSGLVLSVEINSGPNGEGQLLVLDPEYERAAFLEGLVKDSLSGNPIPNATIRILTYNIISASTNLSGNYFMGIDNANTYDVEYSKDGYFTDTLEVTLVNGEIVVQNIALLPKESFSKTGKIVDSQGNGIPNCNLMISSNFFNDSLTTNQLGEFILDTLYQSDYTFYYGSWGYRTKCDVLTISNDSLPLLLNLEDSYYDDFTFDFGWLVSGNSSSGVWEIGNPNPTIENGEIYNPSDDISGDCYSNALVTGNALGGGATADDVDDGYTLVTSPIFDLTTYNNPTVRYFEWFANGSGWSDGDDSLSVYLSNGMTSKLVSTTIGQLNNQWIEKNINISQFIIPTSEMRISFKVSDYNPYNHLVEAGIDGFEVYEDNSVSTNYDLAIDDFIYPNPAENQINISIVGLKNIYNLSGKLLLSTNENVIDVSMLKAGVYFINTNEQFYKFVKL
- a CDS encoding DNA gyrase/topoisomerase IV subunit A, with translation MVENNSEHNNLPQDISHVNGMYRNWFLDYASYVILERSVPLIEDGLKPVQRRILHALKDLDDGRFHKVANVVGHSMKYHPHGDASIYDAMVQIGQKDILLDLQGNWGNTLTGDSAAAARYIEVKLSKFALEVVYNAKITEFTPSYDGRGKEPVALPVKFPLLLAQGVEGIAVGLSTKVLPHNFNELIDASIKILKGSKPKIYPDFPNGGQADFSNYNDGKRGGKVRVRARISVLDSKTLKISELPHGTTTVSLINSILKANDKGKIKIKKIDDNTSEGVEILVYLHPGISPDKTIDALYSFTDCELAISPLGCVIDRDTPRFMGVSEMLQVSTQNTLELLKKELEINLKELQEKWHFSSLEKIFIENRIYRDIEECETWESVIQAIDKGLKPFTTHLLREVTQDDIVRLTEIKIKRISKFDSFKADEDILKLEEQIAVIKNHLANLVDYAVDYFKNLKKKYGEHRDRRTEIKTFDNIIATKVVAKNQKLYVNKEEGFIGTSMRKDEFVCNCSDIDEIIVFRKDGKVVVTKVDKKTFVGKNIIHVAVFKKKDDRTTYNMIYTNGVTKNSYMKRFHITSSTRDKEYDLTKNGKGEVIYFSANPNGEAEKVTVHLRALQRLKKLKIDIDFSELAIKGKLSMGNLVCKTPIKKIELKEEGVSTLSARKIWFDDVINKLNIEERGKYLGKFEADDKILVVQKSGVLQLINFDLGRHFNDDILLIEKWKKERPLTAVYFDNAKDCYYVKRFLAVNNDKATSIISDSKGSFLEIITSHPAPELDISFIKERGKERKEENIILNDFIAIKGENAQGNKLSSKKVHKLTLIEKEIEEEVVVDDVSASELSDEKNESEPIENETDSETKIIIDEDSTDNQFKLEL
- a CDS encoding type IIA DNA topoisomerase subunit B translates to MAENQYTEDNIRSLDWKEHIRLRPGMYIGKLGDGSSADDGIYILIKEVIDNSIDEYVMGNGKTIEVSIRDKKVTIRDYGRGIPLGKVIDCVSKINTGAKYDSKAFKKSVGLNGVGTKAVNALSSYFKIQSVREEQSKLAEFENGVIINDAPIESTSNRKGTKVTFIPDNTIFGNFRFLNEYVEKMLWNYCYLNPGLTIIYNGEKFYSENGLKDLLDQNIDSKIVYPVMHLKGEDIEVAMTHSQKGYGEQYFSFVNGQHTTQGGTHQAAFREAVVKTVREFYGKNFDAVDIRQSIVAAVSIKVIEPVFESQTKTKLGSNEIGPGMVTIRTFVNDFIKTQLDNYLHKNPQTAELFLKKIIEAEKERKALAGVRKLAKERAKKANLHNRKLRDCRIHFNNEKNDRRLETTLFITEGDSASGSITKVRDVNTQAVFSLKGKPLNSYGLTKKIVYENEEFNLLQAALNIEDGLEGLRYKNVVIATDADVDGMHIRLLLITFFLQFFPELIKDGYLYILETPLYRVRNKKETIYCYSEEERVNALEKLGRSPEVTRFKGLGEISPNEFKHFIGKDMRLEPVIIGKKMNIEDMLSFYMGKNTPERQEFIIENLRVEKDISYE